The region ACTTTTTTCTCTAAAATAACTGTTTCTGACAATGGCGTTGGAATGAATGTAGAAAAATATAGAGAAAATAGTTTAGGGTTAATGATAGTAGAAAGATTAGTTACAGATAAGTTA is a window of Fusobacterium varium DNA encoding:
- a CDS encoding sensor histidine kinase; amino-acid sequence: TFFSKITVSDNGVGMNVEKYRENSLGLMIVERLVTDKLGGSFEIKSKLNEGTTVEFEIKNK